The sequence GAGCGCGTCCTCATCCTGGATCCGTGCCCACTCGAAGCGCTGTGCGGCGTCCTTGACACTACCCATGACCGCCCACGGTTGAATGACCGCGCCCAGTCCCGCTGCCAGCGCCGCCATGGTCATGGGTTGCGAATCGACATCCAGCGCAATCCGGGGCTGGATCTGCGCGCGTGCGAACGCCGCGTCGAGCACGGCGCGCAGGCCATGGCCCGCCGTCGGGAGGATCAGCGGCTCGCCGTCCAGATCCGTCAGCCGCACGTGCGCCGGCAGCGCAGGACCCTGGCGGCGCCTTGCCCGGATGAGAAACAGCTCCTCTTCGAACAGCGCGCGCACGCTCCAGTCGCGTCCCGAAAAAACACTCTGGCGCCCACGCTGGTCGAACAGAATGGCCATATCCAGGGCCCGCGCGTTGAGCATATCGGCCAACATGCCCGACATCCCGCCCACCATGTGCAGCCGCACGTCGGGCAGGCGGCTGCGCACCGCCGCGATCAACGGCAGGCCAAGCATGGATTCGGTGGTGGCTGGCAGGCCGATGCTGACCGTGCCCGTCAGGCGCGGCTGCTGCGCGCTGCGCTTGGCCTGCTCCGCATGGCGCAAGGTCAGTCTGGCCTCGCGGAAAAAGGCGGTTCCGGCTTCGGTCGGTTCCACACCGCGCGGGTTGCGCTTGAGCAAGCGAGCCCCCAGCTCGCCCTCGAGCCGGCTGATCTGCTGGCTGAGCGCGGACTGCACCATATCCAGCTCCAGCGCCGCGCGGCTCATCGAACCCAATTCGACGATACGGATGAAGTAGCGAAGCTGTCGGAGTTCCATCGGCGCGCACGGGCTTGGTCGGTAACGGAGAAACCCATTATCACCCACGCCTTAGCGCCGCCGCTGGCCCCGGTAGTCGTTCTCATGGCGCGCCGGCGCGGCCTCTGCTACCGTAACGCCCGTTCCAACGGCCGCCTGATTGCGATGCTCCTTGCTGCTACCTCTCTGCGCCGCAGCGGCCGCGGTCTGGCGCGCGCCGCCTGCCTGACCCTGCTGCTTGCCGCCGCCATGCCGGCCTGCGCGCAAGACGGCCAGGCCGCTGCCCTGGCGCTGATCGCGCAACGCCATCTGGGCGACAACCTGGCCGCGCTGGGTGCCCAGGTCGCCGTCCGTACCTCCACCTATGCGGTGCTGGTCAAACGCCTGGGGCAAGAGCAGGCCGGCGCACTGGTGCGCCAGCAACTCAAGCACGCGCTGCCCAACTATCAACCCCAATGGAATGCCAACCTTGCTGCGGCCTACGCCAGCGTATTCGACGCGTCCGAACTGGCGTCGCTGGCACGTGACGGCCAGGCTTCGCCGGTGGCCGCCAAGTTCGCCGAGCGCCAGCGAGACATCGGCGAAGACATGCGCGTGCGCTCCACCCCCGTGCTGCAGGCCTATGTCACCGAAGCCATGAACCAGGCTTTCAAGCTCTCGAAATAGGCACCCAGGCCTGCCCGCCGCTGCCTCACACCTGCGCCAGCGCCTGGTCCAGGTCGGCAATCAGGTCGTCGATATGCTCGATCCCGATGGACAGCCGCACCGTCTCTTCCCGCACCCCTGCCCGCGCCAGCTCTTCGGGATTGAGCTGGCGGTGGGTGGTCGAAGCGGGATGCGTGGCCAGTGACTTGGCATCGCCGATATTGACCAGCCGGGTAAAGAGCTGCAGCGCATCCTGAAAGCGCGCCCCGGCCTGGCGCCCGCCCTTGACCCCGAACGTGAACAGGCCCGGCGCCTTGCCACCCAGATATTTCTGCACCAGCGCGTGCTCGGGATGATCCGGCAGCCCGGCGTAGTTGACCCACTCCACCTTGGCGTGGCCGCGCAAAAACCCGGCGGCCTTGACGGCGTTCTCGACGATACGGTCGACCCGCAGCGCCAGCGTCTCGATGCCCTGCAAAATCTGGAAGGCATTGAAAGGCGAGATGGCCGCGCCCGTATTGCGCAGCGGCACGACCCGCGCGCGGCCGATATAGGCGGCCGCGCCAAAGGCTTCGGTATAGACCACACCGTGATAGCTGACGTCGGGTTCGTTCAGTCGCTTGAAGCGCGCCTTGTGCTGCGCCCACGGGAACGTGCCCGCATCGATGATGGCACCGCCCAGGCTGGTGCCATGGCCGCCCAGGTATTTGGTCAGCGACTGCACCACGATGTCGGCACCATGTTCGATGGGGCGCAGCAGATAGGGTGAGGGGACGGTGTTGTCGACGATCAGCGGCAGGCCGTGGCGATGAGCCAGTTCGGCCAGTGCGGCGATATCCGTGATATTGCCTAGCGGGTTGCCGACGGACTCGGCGAAGATCGCCTTGGTGCGATCATCGATCTGGCGCTCGAAACTGCTCAGGTCGCGGGGATCGGCAAACCGTGTCGTAATCCCATACTGCGGCAGGGTGTGCGCAAACAGGTTGTAGGTGCCGCCATAAAGCGTGCTCGACGACACAATGTTGTCGCCCGCCTCGGCAATCGTCAGCACGGCATAGGTGACCGCCGCCTGACCGGAGGCCAGCGCCAGCGCGGCGATGCCGCCTTCCAGGGCGGCGACCCGCTGCTCCAGCACATCCGTGGTGGGGTTCATGATGCGCGTGTAAATATTGCCCGGCACCTTCAGATCAAACAGATCCGCTCCGTGCTGCGTGTCGTCGAAAGCGTAGGCGACGGTCTGGTAGATGGGCACGGCTACCGCACGCGTGGTCGGATCGGGCCGATAGCCGCCGTGCACGGCAACGGTTTCCAGGCGCCATTTGGGGGATGCATTCATGTCTTTCTCCTCATTTTTCGTACGCTGATCAAGCCAGGTTTGCGCACGATTGTAGGCGCGATGAAGGACCCGGCAGCAGGCGGCGCGGGCATATCCATATACCGTGCCGCCGGGTCTGCGGCCCATGTAATGGCCCGGAAGGGAGCGACTGATTCAACACATGGCCCCGGGCTGCCTCGGCCGCCGACGCGGCCGATTATCGTGGCTCTGGCACGCCGTCCGATGGGCCGGCGCGTTACGGCCCGCACCGGTCAGGCACGTTTTGAAACCCGGCGCCTCCAGCCCAGGGGCGAGCCCGGCTTGCTCTGGAAGCCATTGGCACAATAATATTGCGGGTTTACCCTGGGTTTGCCGCTTTTTTTGCGAAAAACCCACATCTAACGGCAACTTTTCGTAGCGAGATTCCATAAACCCCGGGATCAAACAGGTATTCTTCGTGCTCTTGATCGAAAATCCGCGTCCGACGCGTCTTCGATCTCCAGGCTGGGCACGACTTGGCCGGATCCCTATTAGTTATTCGAGACAACGAGGGTGGTACCCAACATGCAATTCAAGCCCCAGAAACTGCTGATCGCCATCGCCGCTGCCGGCCTCATCCCGGCGGTCCACGCTGCTGACATCAAGCTCGGCGTGGCCGAGGCCCTGTCGGGTGGCGCTGCCCAGTACGGCAACTCGATCCGCAATGGTTTCCAATTGGCTGCCGACGAGATCAACGCCGCCGGCGGCATCAACGGCAACAAGCTGGTGCTGGTTGTCGAAGACGAGCAAGGCAAGAAAGAAGAAGCCATCAACGTCTTCAAGAAACTGATCTTCAAGGACAACGTCCTGATGGTCTTCGGCCCGACGCTGTCGAACTCCGCCCAGGCCGCCGACCCGATCGCCCAAGCCGCCAAGACCGTGGCTTTCGGCACGTCCAATACGGCTGACGGCATCACCTCCATCGGCAACTACGTGTTCCGCAACTCGGTCACCGAAGCCGACGTCCTGCCGGCGACCATCTCGACCGTCAAGGCCAAGACCGGCCTGAAGAACGTCGCCGTGCTCTACGGCAACGACGACGTCTTCACCAAGAGCGGCTACGACAACTTCAAGAAGGCCCTGGAAGACCAGAAGATTCCGGTCACCACCACTGAAACCTTCGCCAAGGGCGACGTGGACTTCAAGGCCCAACTGACCAAGATCAAAGGCACCAACCCCGACGCCATCGTGCTGTCGGCGCTGCTGGCCGAAGGTGCCCCCATCATGGTGCAGGCGCGCCAGCTGGGCCTGAACGTGCCGGTCATCGGCGGCAACGGCATGAACTCGGTCAAGATTTTCGAACTGGCCCCGGGCGGCGCGTCCAACAACCTCTGGATCGGCAGCCCCTGGTCGATCGAGAACAAGACGCCGCAGAACACCAAGTTCATCGAGGCCTACAAAGCCAAGTACGGCAATGCTCCGGATCAATTCTCGGCGCAATCGTACGACGCGATGTATATCGCGGCTCAGGCGTTGAAGAACACCAAGCTGACTGGCGACCTGCCCAAGGATCGCGCCGCACTGCGTGAAGCGCTGCCCGCGGTGCAATGGACCGGCGCGACCGGCCCGTTCAAGTTCCGTCAGGCCAACGACCGTGCAGGCAAGCCGGCCGGCTATGACGCCGACCAGGCGCCGATCATCAGCGTCACCAAGGACGGCAAGTACGTCATCGAGAAGTAAGCTGCCGCGTTACCGGTAAGCCGCCTCTCTATCGGGAAGCACAGCGCCTTGCGGAAGACACAATCCTCCGCAAGGCGCTTGATTTGGGAAGTCCCTTATGTTGGAACAACAATTCGTCAACGCGCTCTCTCTGGGTAGCGTTTACGCCCTCTTTGCGCTGGGATTCACACTGGTCTTCGGCGTTCTCGGCGTCATCAATCTGGCGCACGGAGCCGTCTTCATGGTGGGCGCCTACGCGGCCCTGACCGTGGTCCAGCTGTTCGCGCTGCCGCTGTGGCTGGCGCTCGTCGTCGCCTTCTTTGTCGCCGGCGTGACCGGTGTACTCATCGATTTCCTGGTGCTCAAGCCTTTGCGCAAGCGCAACGCTCCCCACCTGATTCCGATGATCGCCACCATCGGCGTGGGCATCATCCTGAATAACGCCGCACAAGGCATCTTCGGCGCTGGCAACATGCGCTTCCCGCACGGCACCGTGCCCGAGGAAGTCATCGAAATCGCCGGCCTGCACCTGACCGTCATCGAACTGGGCATCATTTTCCTGTCCTTTGCCCTGATGGCCGTGCTGATGTTCGTCATGCGCCGCACGCAGTTCGGCCGGGCGCTGCGCGCCATCGCCGAATCGCCCAAGGCCGCCTGGCTGCTAGGCATCAATGTCGAAAAGCTGTTCATCACTACCTCGTTCGCCGCGGCTGCCCTGGGCGGCGTGGCCGGCGTGCTGATCGGCCTGTACTCCAACGCGCTCTTTCCGCTCATGGGCCAGCCCATGCTGCACAAGGGCATCGCGGTCATCATTCTCGGCGGCATGGGTGACATACGCGGCGCCATGCTGGGCGGTCTCTTTCTGGGATTCGCGGAGGTGCTGTCGGTCGCCTATATCGGCTCGACCATGCGCGATGCGGTGGCATTCGGCCTGCTGTTCCTGATCCTGCTGGTGCGCCCGCAAGGTCTGTTCGGCAAAGTGGTTCAACGCAAGGCGTAAGTGATGAGCGGATTTGAGAACTTCTGGGCCATTTATGGCAACCTGGTGCTTACCTTGGGCACCAACGCGCTGTTGGCGCTGTCCATCTGGCTGACCCTGGCCTGCGGCATGCTGGCCATGGCCAATGCGGCCTTCATGGGTATCGGCGCCTATGCGGCGGCACTGCTGACGATGAACTACGACGCGTCCTTTCCGGGCGCGCTGGCCGGCGGGATGCTTGCGCCGGCCGTGGTGGCGGCCCTGATCGGCTTGCCGACACTGCGGCTGTCGGGCGTGTATCTGGCCATGGCGACGCTGGGCTTTGGCGAGGTGGTGCGGGTCACCATCCTCAACACCGAGTCGGTCACCGGCGGCGCGCTGGGCCTCAATGGCATCCCGCAACTGACCCAATGGTGGCATGTGGTGCTGTCGCTGGTCATCGTGCTGCTCGTGCTCTGGCGCATGCGGCGCTCGAAGATCGGTCGCGCGTTCGACGCCATTCGAGGCGACGAAACCGCCGCCGGCCTGATGGGCATCGACGTGCGCGCCAACAAGATGCTGGCCTTCGTCCTGGGCGCCATGATTGCCGGTCTGGCCGGCGGCCTCAATGCCCACCTGACCTTCTTCATCGGCCCCAATGAGTACGGCTTTGACCGTGGCGTCGAGATTCTGACCATGGCGATTCTGGGCGGTATCGGCAGTCTGGCCGGCCCCGTGCTGGGCAGCACCATCGTCACGGTTCTGCCCGAGCTGCTGCGCGGTTTCGCGGATTTCCGTCTGGTCATCAATGGAGTGATCCTGGTTGTGATCGTGTTGTTCCTGCCGCAAGGCATTTGGGATCCGGCGCGTTTCAAGCGCTGGTTGCGTCAAGGAGGCAAACGCCATGCTTGAGCTTTCCTCCGTTTCCAAGAGTTTTGGCGGCCTGCACGTGCTGCACGATGTGAACCTGACGGTGCCGCAAGGCAGTATCTACGGTCTGATCGGCCCCAATGGCGCCGGCAAGACCACGGTGTTCAATCTCATCACCGGTCTGCTGCCGCCCAGCGGCGGCAATATCCGCTTCAATGGCGAAAGCCTGCTCAAGCGCCCGCCGCACAAAATCACCCGTATGGGCATTGCGCGCACGTTCCAGAACATCCGCCTGTTCAAGGAGATGACGCTGCTGGAGAACGTGGTGGTGGGCGCCTACCGCCACATGAATTACGGCCTGCCCGGGCTCCTGCTCAGCCTGCCGGCTTTCCGCCAGGCCGAGCGGCGCGCCCGCGAGCGCGCCCATGAACTGCTGACCTGGATGCGCCTGGACCACAAGGCCAACGACATCGCGGACAATCTCTCCTACGGCGAACAGCGCCGGCTGGAGCTGGCGCGCGCGTTGGCCACCGAACCCAAGCTGCTGCTGCTCGATGAGCCGGTGGCGGGCATGAACACCGGCGAACGCGCCGAACTCATGCGCGAAATCCTCGCCATCCGCGACCGCGGCTACACCATCCTCATGATCGAACACGACATGCGCTTCGTGATGGGGCTGTGCGAGAACATCGCGGTGCTCAACTTCGGCAAGATCATTGCCTGCGGCGGTCCGGAAGAGATCCGCAACAATGAGCAGGTCATCGAAGCCTATCTGGGCCGCGAAGACGACGAAGACACCGAACAGGCGGAGGCCGTGCAATGAGCGCCATGCTGGAAGTCCGTGGGCTCGAAGTGAACTACGGCCATATCGAAGCGGTGCGCGGGATCAACCTGAGCCTGCACGCCGGAGACATCACCGCACTGGTCGGCGCCAACGGCGCAGGCAAGTCCACCACGCTGCTGGCGCTGTCAGGGCTGCTGCCCAAGGCCGCCGGCCAGATCCTTTTCGAAGGCGAAGACATCACCCATCTCGCGCCGCACCAATTGGTAGCGCGCGGCATCGTCCAGGTCCCGGAAGGCCGCGCCATCCTGACGACCATGACGGTGCTGGAGAACCTCGAGCTGGGCGCCTACCGGCGCGGTCTGAAGAACCTCGACAGCGATCTGGAATACGTGTTTAACCTGTTCCCGCGGCTCAAAGAGCGTATTCAGGGAATGGCCGGAAACCTCTCCGGCGGTGAACAGCAGATGCTGGCCATCGGCCGGGCGCTGATGGCCAAACCGAGACTGCTGCTGCTCGATGAGCCGTCCATGGGCCTGGCTCCCATCGTCGTGCAGGATATTTTCCGTTCGCTGCGCGCCATCAACGCCGACGGCCTGACGTTGTTCCTGGTCGAACAGAACGTGCGCCAGGCACTGAAGATCGCCCAGAAAGGCTATGTGCTGGAAAACGGCGCCATGGCGCTGGAAGGCAGCGGACGCGAACTGCTCGGTCACCCCCGCGTCCTGGAAGCTTATCTGGGCGCGTGACGCGCCCGCCGCTCCAACCTGAATGCCTGCGACTCGCAGGCATTTTTTCGCCTTGCGCAGCCCCGGAGGGACTCAAGCGGGCGCCGGCAGACGCTGGCGCAATGCCTCGATCAGCACCGGCCAGCCCTGCTGTGTGCTGCGCCACAGCTCGACCGAACCGTACCAGGGGGTATCGGCGCGCTGCAACTGCCAGCGCCAATCCGGCATGGCGGGCAACAGAATCCAGGTAGGCAACCCCATGGAGCCGGCCAGATGCGCGGCCGCGGTATCCACACTGATGACGCGATCGAGGTTGGCCATCAAGGCGGCCGTGTCGCTGACATCGTCCAGCGCCGGCACATACAGCCGTCCCGCGCTGCCCTGGCCGCGCCAGGCGTCGATGGCCTGCCGGTCCGACTCCCGCACGTCTTTCTGCACGCACACGAAGTCGCAGGCGACATCGAGCAGCGCGGCCAGCTGCGAGAACGGAATCGAGCGGTTGCGGTCATCCGGATGCGCTGCATTGCCGGACCACGACAGCCCGATACGCGGTCGCCTTGGGCCGTCGAACACGCCGTCCAGACGAGCCGCCCAGGCTGCCGTGCGCGACGATTCGGCCTGCATGGGGCGTGCCAGCGGCCAGGGCTCGGCACGCTGGGAAGCCAGCGCCAGCGGCAGACTCAACAGCGGCACGTGGTGGTCATGGGGCGGCAGGACATCGCCCACCGCCAGTACGGTCACCTCGGGAAGATTCGCCTGCAGCAATGCCTGCAAGGCGGGCTGCACCTGCAGCACGACGCGCGCGGCCTGCGCGGCCACGCTCGGCACATAGCGGCTGAACTGTAGCGTATCGCCCAAGCCCTGCTCGGCGTGCACCAGCAGCGTCTTGCCGGCCAGCGACGGCTCGCCCAGCCAGGGTGCGCCCTCGAAGGGCATGGTTTGCACACCATCGCGCCAGCGCCATTCGTAATCGCGCCAGCCGTGGGCATAGCGCCCTGCCAGCAGATTGGTCTGCGCGCGGTTGTTGCGCGCCCCGGCGTTGTCGGGGTCGATGGCCAGCGCCTGTTTGAAATGCCGCAGCGCATCCTGCAGACGCAATTCGTCACGGGCCAGCACGCCCAGATTGGTGTGGGCGTCTACCAGACGCGCATCGAACCGCAGCGCGGTTTCGTAGGCCTGTCGCTCTCCGGCACGGCGTCCGAGCGCGCTGAGCGCCACGCCACGCAGATAATGCAATGCGGCCGACTGCGGCGCCAAGGCCAACGTACCATCGATCAGCACAAGGGCTTGATCGGCCCGCCCCAGTTGCTGCATCACGGCGATGATCTGGCCCAGCAGGGCAACATCGTTGCCCAACAACCGGTACGCCGCCCGAAAATGGCCCAGTGCGGCCTCCAGGCGCGCGGCCTTGCGATTGACCGAGCCGGCATCGCGCAACAAGGCTACGTCGGCCGGACGCAGACGCACCGCGGCGTCGAAGCGATCCGCTGCCTCGGCCAGACGGCCCAGGCGGGCGAGTGCATAGCCGGCGGCACTGAGCAGGCTGGCGTCATCCGGCGCCCGTTGCAAGGCTGCCGACAGAAGGTCAGCGGCCTGCGCATAATCGCCGGAAGAAAACGCCTGCGAGGCGCGCTGGTGCAGATCGGAGGTCGAGTCAGTCATGCTTCGGTCAGAGTCCGGGCAGGGCCTGTCGCAGGCCGCAAGAGAAAGGGAGGCTGATTCTATCGCCCCTTAAGCCGGCCCGGTTGGCGCGATCAGCTCAGTTGCTGCTCGACCACCATATCCAACACGTAGACCGTGGCCGATGCATCGGCCGGCGGATTCTTGCGCTCATAGCGTTTGACGCGCAGCACCGTACGCACGCCGTCGTGGTGCTGATAGCCTTCGATGGTCTGATAGAGCGGGTGCCAGTCCTCTTGCGCAGGCAATGCGACACCGGATTCGCTGTAACGGCGCTCACGCACCTGCAGGCAGCGCTGGCCCGGCATCATGGGATGGTTGCAGGCAACGGTCGCGGCAGCCACTTCCAGAAACACCGTTTCACCCGGCCCGCCATAGCGCGTCTCGGCGGTCGGCTCGCCGGCAAAGCGGAGCACACTACCGTCAGGGGCGGTCAGCGTCAGCTCGGGCGCGGCGGCATCGCCGGACCGGCGCAGGCGCATGTCGCCCTTGAGCACGCCTGCAACGTCGGCATCCAGACGCATCAGGGCCGGCTCGCAGGCTTTCATGGTGCCTGCCAGATGCGCGACGCTGAGCACACCGGCGGCAAGCCGGTAGCCGCCGAACTGGGTATTGCAGCCGCCCTGGATGCTCAGCGCATCCTGCGTAAACGACAGTCGCAGCCCCCGCTCGACGCCCGTGCGCAGGATGGGCTGGCCCTTGGCATCGGTCGCGCCGTTCAGGCGCCAGGTGTAGGCGGTCAGGGGCAGCGAGGCCGTGTCAGCGGTCATGGACGTGGATCCTTCGCCAGGAGCGGAGGCGGGCGCGCATGCTGCCAGCACGGCGGCAAGCACGGGGGCCAGAAGCAGATGTTTCATCGACATACCTCTTGGATGAGAGCACCCATTCTACGGAGCGCCCCTGGCGCTGTCTGTCGGGAGCTTTACAGAATCTAAACCCGCCCCACCCGCCCCCGGGGCAGTTTTACACACGGACACGCTTGTCCGCGCTTGAGCCCCCAAAGCAAAAGCCCCCTTGCGGGGGCTTCTGACTGCGGGCTCCACCAAGGAAGCAGCAAGCGGCTTAGACGCGCTTGATCTTTTCCAGCATCTTGAAAACGCCCTTCGGAGCGTTGACGAAAAGACGCTTGAACGATTTGCCCAGGCAACGGCGTTCGAGGGTGTTGCGACGTACGCGCTTGCGTTCAGCCATGATGAATTACTCCGTTAAAGGATTCGTAGGGTTCGAGCCGCCCCGCAAGCTGCGCGTGGCGAAAATTCGGGTAACTCGGGATTCTAGCCCGAAACGGGGGCAAGCGACAAACCTGCGCTTGTCAATCCGCCCCTATTAACGCCCTTATCCCGCCGCAGCGGCAGATGTCGCCCGTGCCGGCGGTCGTCCTCGGCGTGTGCCGGATTTGCGATCCGGCCATAAATTTGTTGTACTGTTTATTCATCCAGTTTTGCCAGCGCCCCCGCACCGGCCCGCCCATAATGTGGGCAGACCCTTGTGCCCCAATTGTGCTGGCCAGTCCGGCGACCCGCGCTCGGACTGGCCCACCCTCACCGGCTACGATTACGCCTCATGAGCTCCCACATCCGCATCGTTGGCGCCCGCCAGAACAACCTCAAGAATCTTGATCTCACCATCGCCACCGGCGAGTTGGTCGTCGTGACCGGGGTTTCCGGCTCCGGCAAGAGCTCGCTGGCCTTCGACACCTTGTATGCCGAAGGCCAGCGCCGTTATGTGGAAAC comes from Bordetella holmesii ATCC 51541 and encodes:
- a CDS encoding bacterial regulatory helix-turn-helix, lysR family protein; protein product: MELRQLRYFIRIVELGSMSRAALELDMVQSALSQQISRLEGELGARLLKRNPRGVEPTEAGTAFFREARLTLRHAEQAKRSAQQPRLTGTVSIGLPATTESMLGLPLIAAVRSRLPDVRLHMVGGMSGMLADMLNARALDMAILFDQRGRQSVFSGRDWSVRALFEEELFLIRARRRQGPALPAHVRLTDLDGEPLILPTAGHGLRAVLDAAFARAQIQPRIALDVDSQPMTMAALAAGLGAVIQPWAVMGSVKDAAQRFEWARIQDEDALRINVLCSLNEDTLSPAALTARTVMAECIRQLIADGVWQGTRLIHHKN
- a CDS encoding O-acetylhomoserine aminocarboxypropyltransferase/cysteine synthase family protein is translated as MNASPKWRLETVAVHGGYRPDPTTRAVAVPIYQTVAYAFDDTQHGADLFDLKVPGNIYTRIMNPTTDVLEQRVAALEGGIAALALASGQAAVTYAVLTIAEAGDNIVSSSTLYGGTYNLFAHTLPQYGITTRFADPRDLSSFERQIDDRTKAIFAESVGNPLGNITDIAALAELAHRHGLPLIVDNTVPSPYLLRPIEHGADIVVQSLTKYLGGHGTSLGGAIIDAGTFPWAQHKARFKRLNEPDVSYHGVVYTEAFGAAAYIGRARVVPLRNTGAAISPFNAFQILQGIETLALRVDRIVENAVKAAGFLRGHAKVEWVNYAGLPDHPEHALVQKYLGGKAPGLFTFGVKGGRQAGARFQDALQLFTRLVNIGDAKSLATHPASTTHRQLNPEELARAGVREETVRLSIGIEHIDDLIADLDQALAQV
- a CDS encoding receptor ligand binding region family protein, producing MQFKPQKLLIAIAAAGLIPAVHAADIKLGVAEALSGGAAQYGNSIRNGFQLAADEINAAGGINGNKLVLVVEDEQGKKEEAINVFKKLIFKDNVLMVFGPTLSNSAQAADPIAQAAKTVAFGTSNTADGITSIGNYVFRNSVTEADVLPATISTVKAKTGLKNVAVLYGNDDVFTKSGYDNFKKALEDQKIPVTTTETFAKGDVDFKAQLTKIKGTNPDAIVLSALLAEGAPIMVQARQLGLNVPVIGGNGMNSVKIFELAPGGASNNLWIGSPWSIENKTPQNTKFIEAYKAKYGNAPDQFSAQSYDAMYIAAQALKNTKLTGDLPKDRAALREALPAVQWTGATGPFKFRQANDRAGKPAGYDADQAPIISVTKDGKYVIEK
- a CDS encoding branched-chain amino acid transport system / permease component family protein; this translates as MLEQQFVNALSLGSVYALFALGFTLVFGVLGVINLAHGAVFMVGAYAALTVVQLFALPLWLALVVAFFVAGVTGVLIDFLVLKPLRKRNAPHLIPMIATIGVGIILNNAAQGIFGAGNMRFPHGTVPEEVIEIAGLHLTVIELGIIFLSFALMAVLMFVMRRTQFGRALRAIAESPKAAWLLGINVEKLFITTSFAAAALGGVAGVLIGLYSNALFPLMGQPMLHKGIAVIILGGMGDIRGAMLGGLFLGFAEVLSVAYIGSTMRDAVAFGLLFLILLVRPQGLFGKVVQRKA
- a CDS encoding branched-chain amino acid transport system / permease component family protein gives rise to the protein MSGFENFWAIYGNLVLTLGTNALLALSIWLTLACGMLAMANAAFMGIGAYAAALLTMNYDASFPGALAGGMLAPAVVAALIGLPTLRLSGVYLAMATLGFGEVVRVTILNTESVTGGALGLNGIPQLTQWWHVVLSLVIVLLVLWRMRRSKIGRAFDAIRGDETAAGLMGIDVRANKMLAFVLGAMIAGLAGGLNAHLTFFIGPNEYGFDRGVEILTMAILGGIGSLAGPVLGSTIVTVLPELLRGFADFRLVINGVILVVIVLFLPQGIWDPARFKRWLRQGGKRHA
- a CDS encoding ABC transporter family protein encodes the protein MLELSSVSKSFGGLHVLHDVNLTVPQGSIYGLIGPNGAGKTTVFNLITGLLPPSGGNIRFNGESLLKRPPHKITRMGIARTFQNIRLFKEMTLLENVVVGAYRHMNYGLPGLLLSLPAFRQAERRARERAHELLTWMRLDHKANDIADNLSYGEQRRLELARALATEPKLLLLDEPVAGMNTGERAELMREILAIRDRGYTILMIEHDMRFVMGLCENIAVLNFGKIIACGGPEEIRNNEQVIEAYLGREDDEDTEQAEAVQ
- a CDS encoding ABC transporter family protein encodes the protein MSAMLEVRGLEVNYGHIEAVRGINLSLHAGDITALVGANGAGKSTTLLALSGLLPKAAGQILFEGEDITHLAPHQLVARGIVQVPEGRAILTTMTVLENLELGAYRRGLKNLDSDLEYVFNLFPRLKERIQGMAGNLSGGEQQMLAIGRALMAKPRLLLLDEPSMGLAPIVVQDIFRSLRAINADGLTLFLVEQNVRQALKIAQKGYVLENGAMALEGSGRELLGHPRVLEAYLGA
- a CDS encoding tetratricopeptide repeat family protein, translating into MTDSTSDLHQRASQAFSSGDYAQAADLLSAALQRAPDDASLLSAAGYALARLGRLAEAADRFDAAVRLRPADVALLRDAGSVNRKAARLEAALGHFRAAYRLLGNDVALLGQIIAVMQQLGRADQALVLIDGTLALAPQSAALHYLRGVALSALGRRAGERQAYETALRFDARLVDAHTNLGVLARDELRLQDALRHFKQALAIDPDNAGARNNRAQTNLLAGRYAHGWRDYEWRWRDGVQTMPFEGAPWLGEPSLAGKTLLVHAEQGLGDTLQFSRYVPSVAAQAARVVLQVQPALQALLQANLPEVTVLAVGDVLPPHDHHVPLLSLPLALASQRAEPWPLARPMQAESSRTAAWAARLDGVFDGPRRPRIGLSWSGNAAHPDDRNRSIPFSQLAALLDVACDFVCVQKDVRESDRQAIDAWRGQGSAGRLYVPALDDVSDTAALMANLDRVISVDTAAAHLAGSMGLPTWILLPAMPDWRWQLQRADTPWYGSVELWRSTQQGWPVLIEALRQRLPAPA
- a CDS encoding META domain protein, which codes for MSMKHLLLAPVLAAVLAACAPASAPGEGSTSMTADTASLPLTAYTWRLNGATDAKGQPILRTGVERGLRLSFTQDALSIQGGCNTQFGGYRLAAGVLSVAHLAGTMKACEPALMRLDADVAGVLKGDMRLRRSGDAAAPELTLTAPDGSVLRFAGEPTAETRYGGPGETVFLEVAAATVACNHPMMPGQRCLQVRERRYSESGVALPAQEDWHPLYQTIEGYQHHDGVRTVLRVKRYERKNPPADASATVYVLDMVVEQQLS